In Bactrocera oleae isolate idBacOlea1 chromosome 5, idBacOlea1, whole genome shotgun sequence, a genomic segment contains:
- the MED20 gene encoding mediator of RNA polymerase II transcription subunit 20, with product MGVTVLLPYQIPEGKTGAQAIDYLTKRLLALGAIHTGQFLVDCETYISTPQHGPAKTVHVLHDSEYPASTFSILDNGAGKQIPLVADNLFDLLMLKMTSVYTSKKQTKIESKGARFEYGDFLIKLGSVTMMENFKGILIEIEYRPCVVLSYCWEMIRETLQGFLGMQIAKEYPAYFSQQIMNTMGQQQIHPKQNEVYEPIDTINQYLESFTNYRKQNVLPVAGGASGGAASAQNAAANMQGGNQRMRL from the coding sequence ATGGGCGTTACTGTATTGCTGCCATATCAGATACCAGAAGGCAAAACTGGCGCTCAGGCTATTGACTACCTCACCAAGCGGCTTTTGGCATTGGGCGCAATACACACCGGTCAATTCCTGGTCGATTGCGAAACATACATTTCCACACCACAACATGGTCCTGCCAAAACTGTACATGTACTCCACGATTCCGAATATCCCGCATCCACATTTTCCATATTAGACAACGGTGCTGGCAAACAAATACCATTAGTGGCAGACAACCTATTCGATTTACTCATGCTAAAAATGACTTCAGTCTATACATctaaaaagcaaacaaagaTTGAATCAAAAGGTGCACGCTTTGAATACGGTGATTTTCTTATCAAGTTAGGTTCAGTCACAATGATGGAAAACTTTAAGGGCATACTCATTGAGATCGAATACCGACCATGTGTAGTGCTTTCATATTGTTGGGAAATGATACGCGAAACATTGCAAGGTTTCCTTGGTATGCAAATCGCCAAGGAGTATCCAGCATATTTTTCACAACAAATAATGAATACGATGGGCCAACAGCAGATACATCCCAAACAAAACGAAGTGTACGAGCCAATTGATACGATTAATCAGTATTTGGAAAGTTTTACAAATTATCGCAAACAAAATGTGTTGCCTGTGGCAGGCGGTGCATCGGGTGGCGCGGCATCAGCGCAAAATGCAGCGGCCAATATGCAGGGTGGCAATCAACGCATGCGGCTTTAG
- the LOC106620606 gene encoding uncharacterized protein isoform X1, protein MNTIHEVPIGDLNGNEDTTIASVVSTTSLSNASSISSTSNSTKVTINSSSDTSVPQTAKSQNDSTTTTTTTATTNGEPKSAANKNNQNEADIPVASTSQKDATTTTTTTAIVNGNTKSLLNDHSEDLKIIGHLKNIEKINEKRRLFLNNTISEYTIDEKTETETKTQTINGAETVLSETRIHTREEQQNVGGNKLGSNSATELNGHTKATAANFSATKYATLPRSPGSPPPKPPMLSRARSIGIGDQRSYSATSVPTTPTKAAAAATLAPIATPTPTTISTPTSPLTAAAAWSPHNSPTTKATTLITSTVLPEPIKVATVQLREEPVPTLRRVVERPVSLSPEAPKQISINHYERLIEELKCPGCAYPMKSPILLCKTGHSICQQCTRVLLLCPLCKEPFTNIRSLTVEALCSKAHFRCSNASGGCTVRLQIDLLSWHEKQCIYKPMKCFMGRVWGDCEWAGREAHWKDHLEKEHADKVFTTETTDMIWNMGVKQKPLTGYYVFIVFDEMFNFYEVHDKERILFTMACTSTVKEKKHNYAFEVTIVHQENEAIAITQKYPVHSEYDKDILAEGTCISMTLTDLAKFIDEDRLLHYRVRIVEIKTPRKVRNSLRNSPHTGIHPTDFQQTQIEGVNLKGVPAEVILTRKLDDIPFVDNGTADTPHSVGAQSAAGVSETAGERVKVKSIYKGTFSSNESGSESDPEFEAFIAKKWGTPQLHFNRKFLKNNSNESNTTDEAGSLHRLDRRFVPDDKISVTSTSTSYKKRVTNSLRKSFRGFKTPQIFNKKTATDVKDSKIFTCLRRCVTKLKDLY, encoded by the exons ATGAACACTATACACGAAGTGCCAATCGGTGATCTCAATGGCAACGAAGACACGACTATTGCGAGTGTAGTGTCTACCACAAGTCTCTCTAATGCTAGCAGTATTTCCAGCACTAGCAACAGCACCAAAGTCACCATCAACTCCAGCAGTGACACGTCGGTGCCGCAGACAGCGAAATCACAGAACGACTCAAccaccaccacaacaacaacagcgacaacaAACGGTGAGCCCAAAAGCGCTGCGAATAAGAACAACCAAAACGAAGCTGATATTCCCGTAGCCAGTACTAGCCAAAAGGATGCAACaactaccacaacaacaacagcgatcgTCAATGGTAATACGAAGAGTTTACTCAACGATCACAGTGAGGATCTGAAAATAATCGGGCATTTGAAGAATATCGAGAAGATCAATGAGAAGCGACGACTCTTTCTCAACAACACGATTAGCGAGTACACGATCGATGAGAAAACCGAAACGGAAACCAAGACACAAACGATTAATGGCGCCGAAACGGTACTTAGCGAGACGCGTATACACACACGCGAAGAGCAACAAAATGTTGGTGGCAACAAATTGGGTAGCAACAGTGCAACCGAGCTCAACGGTCATACAAAGGCGACAGCAGCAAACTTTTCAGCTACGAAATATGCAACACTACCGCGTTCGCCCGGTTCGCCGCCACCCAAACCGCCTATGTTGAGTCGTGCACGTAGCATTGGTATTGGTGATCAGCGCTCGTATTCCGCCACATCGGTGCCGACCACGCCAAccaaagcagcagcagcagcaacgctTGCACCGATTGCTACACccacaccaacaacaatttcAACACCCACATCACCTTTAACAGCCGCGGCTGCCTGGAGCCCCCACAACTCGCCAACAACAAAAGCCACAACTTTGATTACGAGCACTGTATTGCCGGAACCGATCAAAGTGGCCACCGTACAGCTGCGTGAAGAACCGGTGCCGACGTTGCGTCGCGTAGTAGAGCGACCGGTCTCACTATCACCGGAGGCACCCAAACAGATTTCAATAAATCACTATGAACGTCTGATTGAGGAACTTAAGTGCCCTGGGTGTGCCTATCCGATGAAGTCACCGATTTTATTATGCAAGACGGGTCACAGTATCTGTCAGCAGTGCACTCGCGTGCTCTTACTCTGTCCGCTGTGTAAG GAACCCTTCACCAATATACGCTCGCTCACCGTCGAAGCGCTCTGCTCCAAGGCACATTTCCGTTGCTCGAATGCCTCGGGCGGCTGTACAGTGCGCCTGCAAATCGATCTGCTGAGCTGGCATGAGAAGCAATGCATCTACAAGCCGATGAAATGCTTTATGGGTCGTGTGTGGGGCGATTGCGAATGGGCGGGTCGCGAAGCGCACTGGAAGGATCATCTGGAGAAGGAGCATGCCGATAAAGTGTTCACCACAGAAACGACCGATATGATTTGGAATATGGGCGTGAAGCAGAAACCGCTTACCGGTTACTATGTCTTCATTGTGTTCGATGAGATGTTCAATTTTTATGAAGTGCATGATAAGGAGCGTATACTCTTCACCATGGCCTGCACATCAACCGTGAAGGAGAAGAAGCACAATTACGCCTTCGAGGTGACAATTGTGCATCAGGAGAATGAAGCCATTGCCATAACGCAAAAGTATCCGGTGCATAGTGAGTATGATAAGGACATATTGGCGGAGGGCACTTGCATTAGCATGACGCTAACGGATCTCGCTAAATTCATCGATGAGGATCGG TTACTGCATTACCGCGTGCGCATTGTGGAGATAAAGACGCCGCGTAAAGTGCGGAATTCGTTGCGCAACAGTCCTCACACCGGTATACATCCGACCGATTTCCAGCAGACACAAATCGAAGGTGTTAATCTGAAGGGTGTGCCAGCAGAGGTGATTCTTACGCGTAAATTGGATGACATACCGTTTGTGGATAACGGTACTGCCGACACACCGCATAGCGTTGGCGCACAATCGGCTGCAGGCGTGAGTGAAACAGCAGGTGAGCGGGTAAAAGTTAAAAGCATTTACAAAGGAACATTTTCCAGTAATGAAAGCGGCTCCGAAAGCGATCCGGAATTCGAAGCATTTATAGCAAAGAAATGGGGCACACCACAATTacattttaatagaaaatttttgaaaaacaattccAATGAGAGCAACACCACCGATGAGGCGGGCAGTTTGCATAGACTTGATCGGAGATTCGTGCCGGATGATAAAATTTCAGTAACCAGTACTAGTACGAGCTACAAGAAGCGTGTGACCAACTCGCTGCGTAAAAGTTTCCGTGGTTTTAAGACACCACAAATATTTAACAAGAAGACGGCTACCGATGTTAAAGACAGCAA AATTTTTACATGTCTGCGTAGATGTGTTACAAAACTCAAGGATTTGTATTGA
- the LOC106620606 gene encoding E3 ubiquitin-protein ligase siah-1 isoform X2: MNTIHEVPIGDLNGNEDTTIASVVSTTSLSNASSISSTSNSTKVTINSSSDTSVPQTAKSQNDSTTTTTTTATTNGEPKSAANKNNQNEADIPVASTSQKDATTTTTTTAIVNGNTKSLLNDHSEDLKIIGHLKNIEKINEKRRLFLNNTISEYTIDEKTETETKTQTINGAETVLSETRIHTREEQQNVGGNKLGSNSATELNGHTKATAANFSATKYATLPRSPGSPPPKPPMLSRARSIGIGDQRSYSATSVPTTPTKAAAAATLAPIATPTPTTISTPTSPLTAAAAWSPHNSPTTKATTLITSTVLPEPIKVATVQLREEPVPTLRRVVERPVSLSPEAPKQISINHYERLIEELKCPGCAYPMKSPILLCKTGHSICQQCTRVLLLCPLCKEPFTNIRSLTVEALCSKAHFRCSNASGGCTVRLQIDLLSWHEKQCIYKPMKCFMGRVWGDCEWAGREAHWKDHLEKEHADKVFTTETTDMIWNMGVKQKPLTGYYVFIVFDEMFNFYEVHDKERILFTMACTSTVKEKKHNYAFEVTIVHQENEAIAITQKYPVHSEYDKDILAEGTCISMTLTDLAKFIDEDRLLHYRVRIVEIKTPRKVRNSLRNSPHTGIHPTDFQQTQIEGVNLKGVPAEVILTRKLDDIPFVDNGTADTPHSVGAQSAAG; the protein is encoded by the exons ATGAACACTATACACGAAGTGCCAATCGGTGATCTCAATGGCAACGAAGACACGACTATTGCGAGTGTAGTGTCTACCACAAGTCTCTCTAATGCTAGCAGTATTTCCAGCACTAGCAACAGCACCAAAGTCACCATCAACTCCAGCAGTGACACGTCGGTGCCGCAGACAGCGAAATCACAGAACGACTCAAccaccaccacaacaacaacagcgacaacaAACGGTGAGCCCAAAAGCGCTGCGAATAAGAACAACCAAAACGAAGCTGATATTCCCGTAGCCAGTACTAGCCAAAAGGATGCAACaactaccacaacaacaacagcgatcgTCAATGGTAATACGAAGAGTTTACTCAACGATCACAGTGAGGATCTGAAAATAATCGGGCATTTGAAGAATATCGAGAAGATCAATGAGAAGCGACGACTCTTTCTCAACAACACGATTAGCGAGTACACGATCGATGAGAAAACCGAAACGGAAACCAAGACACAAACGATTAATGGCGCCGAAACGGTACTTAGCGAGACGCGTATACACACACGCGAAGAGCAACAAAATGTTGGTGGCAACAAATTGGGTAGCAACAGTGCAACCGAGCTCAACGGTCATACAAAGGCGACAGCAGCAAACTTTTCAGCTACGAAATATGCAACACTACCGCGTTCGCCCGGTTCGCCGCCACCCAAACCGCCTATGTTGAGTCGTGCACGTAGCATTGGTATTGGTGATCAGCGCTCGTATTCCGCCACATCGGTGCCGACCACGCCAAccaaagcagcagcagcagcaacgctTGCACCGATTGCTACACccacaccaacaacaatttcAACACCCACATCACCTTTAACAGCCGCGGCTGCCTGGAGCCCCCACAACTCGCCAACAACAAAAGCCACAACTTTGATTACGAGCACTGTATTGCCGGAACCGATCAAAGTGGCCACCGTACAGCTGCGTGAAGAACCGGTGCCGACGTTGCGTCGCGTAGTAGAGCGACCGGTCTCACTATCACCGGAGGCACCCAAACAGATTTCAATAAATCACTATGAACGTCTGATTGAGGAACTTAAGTGCCCTGGGTGTGCCTATCCGATGAAGTCACCGATTTTATTATGCAAGACGGGTCACAGTATCTGTCAGCAGTGCACTCGCGTGCTCTTACTCTGTCCGCTGTGTAAG GAACCCTTCACCAATATACGCTCGCTCACCGTCGAAGCGCTCTGCTCCAAGGCACATTTCCGTTGCTCGAATGCCTCGGGCGGCTGTACAGTGCGCCTGCAAATCGATCTGCTGAGCTGGCATGAGAAGCAATGCATCTACAAGCCGATGAAATGCTTTATGGGTCGTGTGTGGGGCGATTGCGAATGGGCGGGTCGCGAAGCGCACTGGAAGGATCATCTGGAGAAGGAGCATGCCGATAAAGTGTTCACCACAGAAACGACCGATATGATTTGGAATATGGGCGTGAAGCAGAAACCGCTTACCGGTTACTATGTCTTCATTGTGTTCGATGAGATGTTCAATTTTTATGAAGTGCATGATAAGGAGCGTATACTCTTCACCATGGCCTGCACATCAACCGTGAAGGAGAAGAAGCACAATTACGCCTTCGAGGTGACAATTGTGCATCAGGAGAATGAAGCCATTGCCATAACGCAAAAGTATCCGGTGCATAGTGAGTATGATAAGGACATATTGGCGGAGGGCACTTGCATTAGCATGACGCTAACGGATCTCGCTAAATTCATCGATGAGGATCGG TTACTGCATTACCGCGTGCGCATTGTGGAGATAAAGACGCCGCGTAAAGTGCGGAATTCGTTGCGCAACAGTCCTCACACCGGTATACATCCGACCGATTTCCAGCAGACACAAATCGAAGGTGTTAATCTGAAGGGTGTGCCAGCAGAGGTGATTCTTACGCGTAAATTGGATGACATACCGTTTGTGGATAACGGTACTGCCGACACACCGCATAGCGTTGGCGCACAATCGGCTGCAGGC TAA